From Streptomyces yatensis, one genomic window encodes:
- a CDS encoding M1 family metallopeptidase, with product MARHTRHSTRTPWIVTALATALTGVVGCTPDAMSAQSGTSTTPAPGAAGIGDTLHPGLGNGGYTVRHTGLALRFAEDLKTYTATTTLRGRATHALSRFDLDLTGTTVRSVTVDGHEATWTRSGQELRVTPADPVADGRDFSVEVTVRAPVAGPEEAGKLGTSAIGMVRAKGVVQTINQPSGAHRIAAFADHPDQKAPTTITIAAPSRMNAIANGELTATRREGANTVRRFESRQKLAPELIQIGVGHFTVVKRRGPDGITLRHALPTGEVNDLMPQIDAVVPKALRFLTQRLGPFPLRTYGLYATPLGGELETQSLTLLANEELTKDGMETNGSDAIVAHEISHEYFGNSVSPRRWRDLWLNEGHAVYYEGLWNQQARGTDPADAMKSAYREATAQLRKQGPVADPRPGAFTPKDRAPYGWGAYQGGALVLYALRQKVGEATFQRIERAWVAEHRDSTAGTGDFIRLASRVAGRDLEPFLRSWLYSTKLPAMPGHPDWHTS from the coding sequence ATGGCTCGTCACACACGACACTCGACCCGCACGCCGTGGATCGTCACGGCGCTGGCCACCGCCCTGACGGGCGTGGTCGGCTGCACCCCCGACGCGATGTCCGCCCAGAGCGGCACCAGTACCACCCCCGCGCCCGGAGCCGCCGGAATCGGGGACACACTGCACCCCGGGCTCGGCAACGGGGGCTATACGGTGCGCCATACCGGCCTGGCACTGCGCTTCGCCGAGGACCTCAAGACCTACACGGCGACCACCACGTTGCGCGGCCGGGCCACCCACGCCCTGTCCCGTTTCGACCTCGACCTGACCGGGACCACGGTGCGTTCGGTGACGGTCGACGGCCACGAGGCGACCTGGACCCGCTCCGGTCAGGAGCTGCGCGTGACGCCCGCTGACCCGGTGGCCGACGGCCGGGACTTCTCGGTGGAGGTGACCGTACGCGCGCCCGTGGCGGGCCCTGAGGAGGCCGGGAAACTCGGCACCTCGGCGATCGGGATGGTGCGGGCGAAGGGGGTCGTCCAGACCATCAACCAGCCCTCGGGCGCCCATCGGATCGCGGCGTTCGCCGACCATCCGGACCAGAAGGCGCCGACCACCATCACCATCGCCGCACCCTCGCGGATGAACGCCATCGCGAACGGCGAACTCACCGCCACCCGGCGCGAAGGGGCGAACACCGTCCGCCGGTTCGAGAGCCGCCAAAAGCTCGCGCCCGAACTCATCCAGATCGGCGTCGGCCACTTCACCGTGGTCAAGCGGCGGGGACCGGACGGAATCACGCTGCGCCACGCCCTGCCCACCGGCGAAGTCAACGACCTCATGCCGCAGATCGACGCGGTCGTGCCCAAGGCGCTGCGTTTCCTGACCCAACGGCTGGGCCCGTTCCCGCTGCGGACGTACGGCCTCTACGCCACGCCTCTGGGCGGTGAGCTCGAGACGCAGTCCCTGACCCTGCTCGCCAACGAGGAGCTCACCAAGGACGGTATGGAGACCAACGGCTCGGACGCGATCGTCGCGCACGAGATCTCCCACGAGTACTTCGGCAACAGCGTCTCTCCCCGCCGGTGGCGGGATCTGTGGCTCAACGAGGGCCACGCCGTCTACTACGAGGGCCTGTGGAACCAGCAGGCGCGCGGCACCGATCCGGCCGACGCCATGAAGAGCGCGTACCGGGAGGCCACCGCCCAACTGCGCAAGCAGGGGCCGGTCGCCGATCCCCGCCCCGGCGCCTTCACGCCCAAGGACAGGGCTCCCTACGGCTGGGGCGCCTACCAGGGTGGTGCGCTGGTGTTGTACGCGCTGCGGCAGAAGGTCGGCGAGGCCACGTTCCAGCGCATCGAGCGGGCCTGGGTGGCGGAGCACCGCGACAGCACGGCGGGGACCGGGGACTTCATCCGTCTGGCGAGCCGCGTCGCCGGCCGCGACCTGGAGCCCTTCCTGCGCTCCTGGCTGTACTCCACGAAGCTCCCGGCCATGCCCGGCCACCCCGACTGGCACACCTCATGA
- a CDS encoding nuclear transport factor 2 family protein, with protein MGMTLERLADFGEAWRRKDLDLLMDFMTDDCVFRASVGPEPGMTFRGRAEVRKGFALMLAYDADLEPQVGGVAFITGDRGASQWSYTGTDADGGAHDVHGCDMFEFDGDRIRVKDAYRRVRGDIGRVAAD; from the coding sequence ATGGGGATGACACTGGAGCGGCTGGCGGACTTCGGCGAGGCGTGGCGGCGGAAGGATCTCGATCTGCTGATGGATTTCATGACGGACGACTGTGTGTTCCGTGCGTCCGTCGGCCCGGAGCCGGGCATGACCTTCCGCGGACGAGCCGAGGTGCGCAAGGGGTTTGCCCTCATGCTCGCCTACGACGCGGACCTTGAGCCGCAGGTCGGCGGGGTGGCCTTCATCACCGGAGACCGGGGGGCTTCCCAATGGTCGTACACCGGCACCGATGCCGACGGCGGGGCTCACGACGTACACGGCTGCGACATGTTCGAGTTCGACGGCGATCGGATCCGGGTGAAGGATGCCTACCGGCGGGTCCGCGGAGACATCGGTCGTGTTGCCGCCGACTAG
- a CDS encoding CGNR zinc finger domain-containing protein, giving the protein MLPPTRAEDVDGLPDGIALLHHFANTEDLRGFVAHGRRLTAHDDLATPGDLERWLREHGLLDGDTPDTRVHQGHLTAARELRTALRAALRQSGEDGQGDEDGRDDEDGRDGEDGRDGQGGAAAPVGYSFDVTLTAAHGARLTISADPVHTALAHLVMAALTATANGTWRRLRMCPAPDCQWVFYDNSRPGRARWCSPQLCGNRAKTQAYRRRRSG; this is encoded by the coding sequence GTGTTGCCGCCGACTAGGGCCGAGGACGTCGACGGCCTCCCCGACGGCATCGCGCTGCTCCATCACTTCGCCAACACCGAGGACCTGCGCGGATTCGTCGCACACGGCCGGCGCCTTACGGCGCACGACGATCTCGCCACGCCCGGAGACCTGGAACGCTGGCTGCGGGAGCACGGCCTGCTCGACGGCGACACCCCGGACACCAGGGTCCATCAGGGCCACCTGACCGCGGCCCGCGAACTGCGCACGGCCCTGCGTGCCGCGCTGCGCCAGAGCGGCGAGGACGGCCAGGGTGACGAGGACGGCCGGGATGACGAGGACGGCCGGGATGGCGAGGACGGCCGGGATGGCCAGGGCGGCGCCGCTGCCCCGGTCGGCTACTCCTTCGACGTCACCCTGACCGCGGCGCACGGCGCCCGGCTGACCATCTCCGCCGACCCCGTGCACACCGCCCTCGCGCACCTCGTGATGGCCGCCCTGACCGCCACGGCGAACGGGACCTGGCGCCGGCTCAGGATGTGCCCCGCCCCCGACTGCCAGTGGGTCTTCTACGACAACTCCCGCCCGGGCCGGGCCAGATGGTGCTCGCCACAGCTGTGCGGCAACCGCGCGAAGACCCAGGCGTATCGCCGCCGCCGATCGGGCTGA
- a CDS encoding LysR family transcriptional regulator, with translation MLHLRYFVAVAEELNFSRAARRLHMATSPLSQRIKDLERELGQALFERTTHRVELTPAGTALLPMAREVLDSVNSIPWRLSEAVRRCRTTELIGIPAGVHPDLRERVRLLEEDCDEVFELRRWPGTSADLVTGVRDGRLALALARLPVADPALEVIQVMRERLGAAVPADRFADRTSITLDDLKDLSYTATPYDALPAYFEEIDARLNHAGVKKRIRIKTADFSGAAEVISTGIAFSMTMLSEKSPMHRYRLDNVVVLPVDDFEPSLVTGLLFRRDRAADGADLAGLVSRARTIFADPMSA, from the coding sequence ATGCTGCACCTGCGCTATTTCGTGGCCGTCGCGGAAGAACTCAACTTCTCGCGGGCGGCGCGCAGGCTCCATATGGCGACCTCCCCACTGAGTCAGCGGATCAAGGATCTCGAGCGCGAGCTGGGGCAGGCGCTGTTCGAGCGGACCACCCACCGGGTCGAGCTGACGCCCGCGGGGACGGCTCTGCTGCCGATGGCCCGCGAGGTGCTCGACAGCGTCAATTCGATTCCCTGGCGGCTGAGCGAGGCCGTGCGGCGGTGTCGCACCACGGAGCTGATCGGCATCCCCGCCGGAGTCCACCCGGATCTGCGCGAGCGCGTCCGGCTGCTCGAAGAGGACTGCGATGAGGTCTTCGAGCTGCGGCGCTGGCCCGGCACCTCGGCCGACCTGGTCACCGGGGTGCGCGATGGACGGCTGGCGCTGGCGCTGGCCCGGCTGCCGGTGGCCGACCCGGCGCTGGAGGTCATCCAGGTGATGAGGGAGCGGCTGGGCGCGGCCGTGCCGGCCGACCGGTTCGCCGACCGGACCTCGATCACCCTGGACGATCTCAAGGACTTGTCCTATACGGCCACCCCGTATGACGCGCTGCCCGCGTATTTCGAGGAAATCGATGCGCGGCTGAATCACGCGGGAGTCAAGAAGCGAATTCGGATCAAGACTGCGGACTTTTCCGGTGCGGCCGAGGTGATCTCCACCGGTATCGCCTTTTCGATGACCATGCTTTCCGAAAAGAGCCCGATGCACCGCTACCGGCTGGACAACGTGGTCGTCCTGCCCGTCGATGACTTTGAGCCTTCCCTGGTCACGGGGCTGCTGTTCCGCAGGGACCGGGCGGCGGACGGGGCTGATCTCGCGGGTCTCGTCAGCCGGGCACGTACCATCTTCGCCGACCCGATGTCGGCGTAG
- a CDS encoding CaiB/BaiF CoA transferase family protein, with translation MDTTAKNPAGPLDGVRVIDLSTVVMGPYAAQILGDLGADVIKIESPADGVRVGPYRTTPGMTPLALNVNRNKRSVTLDLKQDAGRERALELIDTADVLITNMRPGALARLGLDHERIAARNPRLVYAHGQGFRGGSDRAGNAAYDETVQAASGLVDMANRAIGSPVYLPTIIADKVSALTIVYSVLAALVHRDKAGTGQYIEIPMTDTLLAFNLVEHLAGHSFEPPIGPTGFPLSMTRGHRAVRTRDGLACVMPYNPRNFRDFFAAAGRPDLAEDPRVNGDTIRDADIDPLTELIEECAPSLTTAEWERVCAKHSIPMAAVLELDRAAEDPYVRDGHLLDVVDHPSEGATRSIGIPVRFAATPASVRRLAPLPGEHTDEVLRELADRS, from the coding sequence ATGGACACGACGGCCAAGAACCCGGCCGGCCCGTTGGACGGCGTGCGGGTGATCGATCTGTCCACCGTGGTGATGGGGCCGTACGCGGCCCAGATCCTCGGTGACCTCGGTGCGGATGTCATCAAGATCGAGTCCCCGGCCGATGGTGTACGGGTCGGCCCGTACCGCACCACACCGGGCATGACGCCGCTCGCCCTCAACGTCAACCGCAACAAGCGCAGCGTCACCCTGGACCTCAAGCAGGACGCCGGCCGCGAGCGGGCGCTGGAGCTCATCGACACCGCCGATGTGCTGATCACCAACATGCGCCCCGGTGCGCTGGCCCGCCTCGGCCTGGACCATGAGCGGATCGCCGCGCGCAACCCGCGCCTCGTCTACGCCCACGGACAGGGCTTCCGCGGTGGCTCCGACCGGGCGGGCAACGCCGCCTACGACGAGACCGTGCAGGCGGCGTCCGGGCTGGTGGACATGGCGAACCGGGCCATCGGCAGCCCCGTCTACCTGCCGACGATCATCGCCGACAAGGTCTCCGCGCTCACCATCGTCTACTCGGTGCTCGCCGCGCTGGTGCACCGCGACAAGGCCGGGACCGGGCAGTACATCGAGATCCCGATGACCGACACGCTGCTCGCCTTCAACCTGGTCGAGCATCTGGCGGGCCACTCCTTCGAGCCGCCCATCGGCCCCACCGGCTTCCCGCTGTCGATGACCAGGGGACACCGCGCGGTGCGCACCCGGGACGGCCTCGCCTGTGTGATGCCGTACAACCCGCGCAACTTCCGGGACTTCTTCGCCGCCGCGGGCCGCCCCGATCTCGCCGAGGACCCGCGGGTGAACGGCGACACCATCCGCGACGCCGACATCGACCCGCTGACGGAGCTCATCGAGGAGTGCGCGCCGAGCCTGACCACCGCCGAGTGGGAGCGGGTCTGCGCCAAGCACAGCATCCCCATGGCGGCGGTGCTGGAACTGGACCGGGCCGCCGAGGACCCGTACGTCCGCGACGGGCATCTGCTCGATGTGGTGGACCACCCCAGCGAGGGAGCGACCCGCTCGATCGGCATCCCGGTGCGCTTCGCCGCCACCCCCGCCTCCGTACGGCGGCTCGCCCCGCTCCCCGGCGAGCACACGGACGAGGTCCTGCGCGAACTCGCCGACCGCTCCTGA
- a CDS encoding crotonase/enoyl-CoA hydratase family protein — protein MDNRPPVRTERIGSTLLITIDRPTARNAVNAAVAAGLAAALDTLEDGSDLRAGVLTGAEGTFSAGMDLKAALAGESPEVPGRGFGGLTQAATGKPLIAAVEGWALGGGFELALGCDLIVAADDATFGLPEVTRGLVAAGGGVIRLPKRIPYHLAMELLLTGETISGERAGALGIANRVVPAGTAVDTAVHLAERLAANAPLALAAVKRITRAADGVPEPDAFRAQEWEMAALKSSADVREGMTAFAERRAPRWQGK, from the coding sequence ATGGACAACCGTCCCCCGGTGCGGACCGAGAGAATCGGTTCGACCCTGCTCATCACCATCGACCGGCCCACGGCACGCAACGCCGTCAACGCCGCCGTCGCCGCCGGACTCGCCGCCGCCCTCGACACACTGGAGGACGGGAGCGATCTGCGCGCCGGGGTGCTGACCGGCGCCGAGGGCACCTTCAGCGCCGGAATGGACCTCAAGGCCGCGCTGGCCGGTGAGTCACCCGAGGTGCCGGGGCGTGGCTTCGGCGGGCTCACCCAGGCCGCGACCGGTAAGCCCCTGATCGCCGCCGTGGAGGGCTGGGCGCTGGGCGGTGGCTTCGAGCTCGCGCTCGGCTGCGACCTCATCGTGGCGGCCGACGACGCCACCTTCGGCCTGCCGGAGGTCACCCGGGGCCTGGTCGCGGCCGGTGGCGGTGTGATCCGGCTGCCCAAGCGGATCCCGTACCACCTGGCCATGGAGCTGCTGCTGACCGGGGAGACCATCTCCGGTGAGCGGGCCGGCGCGCTCGGCATCGCCAACCGGGTGGTGCCCGCGGGCACGGCCGTCGACACCGCCGTGCACCTCGCCGAACGGCTCGCCGCGAACGCCCCGCTCGCGCTCGCCGCCGTCAAGCGCATCACCCGCGCCGCCGACGGTGTCCCCGAGCCGGACGCCTTCCGCGCGCAGGAGTGGGAGATGGCGGCCCTGAAGTCGTCCGCCGATGTGCGGGAGGGCATGACGGCCTTCGCCGAGCGCCGCGCCCCGCGCTGGCAGGGCAAGTAG
- a CDS encoding acetoacetate decarboxylase — MKEADVARRIATPLVNPAYAPVVPRFTNREYLNIVYRTDADALRAVVPEPLEIGEPLVRFEVMRMGDVTGYGPYTESGQAIQVRYDGEWGEYLHAMYLDNFPATASGREAGAYPKTVGQPGLYVDHGALVGVLDYGTLRVATATMGYKHYEMDPEEAARQITVPTYLLKLVPGFDGTPQVAQLVRTEITDVEVKGAWTGPARLQLFEHVLAPLADLPVREVISASHLITDLTLAPATPVHDYLSNRKEHMR; from the coding sequence ATGAAGGAAGCAGACGTGGCCCGGCGCATCGCGACGCCGCTGGTCAACCCGGCCTACGCACCGGTCGTGCCGCGGTTCACCAACCGTGAGTACCTCAACATCGTGTACCGCACCGACGCCGACGCGCTGCGCGCGGTGGTGCCCGAGCCGCTGGAGATCGGCGAACCGCTGGTGCGCTTCGAGGTCATGCGGATGGGCGATGTGACCGGGTACGGGCCGTACACCGAGTCGGGACAGGCGATCCAGGTCCGCTACGACGGTGAGTGGGGCGAGTACCTGCACGCGATGTACCTGGACAACTTCCCCGCCACCGCCTCCGGCCGCGAGGCGGGGGCGTACCCCAAGACCGTCGGACAGCCCGGGCTGTACGTGGACCACGGCGCCCTCGTCGGTGTCCTGGACTACGGCACCCTCCGGGTGGCGACGGCCACGATGGGCTACAAGCACTACGAGATGGACCCCGAGGAGGCGGCGCGGCAGATCACCGTGCCGACCTATCTCCTCAAGCTGGTTCCGGGATTCGACGGCACGCCCCAGGTGGCGCAGCTCGTCCGTACCGAGATCACCGATGTCGAGGTGAAGGGCGCCTGGACCGGCCCCGCCCGGCTGCAGCTGTTCGAGCATGTGCTGGCCCCGCTGGCGGATCTGCCGGTGCGCGAGGTGATCTCCGCGAGCCACCTCATCACCGATCTGACGCTGGCCCCGGCCACGCCCGTCCATGACTACCTGTCGAACCGGAAGGAGCACATGCGATGA
- a CDS encoding 3-hydroxyacyl-CoA dehydrogenase NAD-binding domain-containing protein, with protein MSESFGTAAVVGAGTIGLSWAALFAGHGLTVRVTDPRPDLAEAIDNQLSVAAPQLAAQGLDVRGLADRVRLAADVTEAVRGADVVQENGPEDVAFKQELFATLVREAPAHALLLSSSSAIPATAFTGDLDDAGRVLIGHPFNPPHLVPLVEVVPGVRTGEEAVARAVEFYRSVGRTPVVERQEIPGFVGNRLQNALSREALYLVEQGVVSPADLDTIVRNSLGLRWSTVGPFLGAHLGGGPGGYRHMAEHIGPSMRRMWDGLGTPEQGPEQTEALIEAVEHAYGDRSYAELTEERDRKQLAVLSALRPHTPEENAR; from the coding sequence ATGAGTGAGTCGTTCGGCACCGCGGCGGTGGTCGGCGCCGGAACCATCGGGCTGTCCTGGGCCGCCCTGTTCGCCGGCCATGGCCTCACGGTGCGGGTCACCGACCCCCGGCCCGACCTCGCCGAGGCAATCGACAATCAACTATCCGTCGCCGCACCGCAGTTGGCCGCACAAGGTCTGGACGTCCGGGGCCTCGCCGACCGGGTCCGGCTCGCCGCCGATGTCACCGAGGCGGTGCGCGGTGCCGATGTCGTGCAGGAGAACGGGCCGGAGGACGTGGCGTTCAAGCAGGAGCTGTTCGCCACCCTGGTCCGCGAGGCGCCCGCCCACGCATTGCTGCTCAGCTCGTCCTCGGCGATTCCCGCCACCGCGTTCACCGGGGACCTCGACGACGCCGGCCGGGTGCTGATCGGCCACCCGTTCAACCCGCCCCATCTGGTGCCGCTGGTGGAGGTGGTGCCCGGTGTGCGCACCGGCGAGGAGGCCGTGGCCCGGGCGGTGGAGTTCTACCGCTCCGTCGGCCGCACCCCCGTCGTCGAGCGCCAGGAGATCCCCGGCTTCGTGGGCAACCGCCTCCAGAACGCGCTCAGCCGCGAGGCCCTCTACCTCGTCGAACAGGGCGTGGTCAGCCCCGCCGACCTGGACACCATCGTGCGGAATTCGCTCGGTCTGCGCTGGTCCACGGTCGGCCCCTTCCTCGGCGCCCACCTCGGCGGAGGGCCCGGCGGCTACCGGCACATGGCCGAGCACATCGGCCCCTCGATGCGGCGGATGTGGGACGGGCTCGGCACCCCCGAGCAGGGCCCGGAACAGACCGAAGCACTCATCGAGGCCGTCGAGCACGCCTACGGCGACCGCTCCTACGCCGAACTCACCGAAGAACGCGACCGCAAGCAGCTCGCCGTGCTGTCCGCACTGCGCCCCCACACCCCCGAGGAGAATGCGCGATGA
- a CDS encoding acyl-CoA dehydrogenase family protein, with amino-acid sequence MTTTLPTPTPAPLGEDHPAELLTADFYGYENLLPEEERKLLLKARTALRDEVKPLVNEYWAKGEFPRELIDVFRRLGLAGLPYEGYGDPLPATSNLLVGMVSMECTRTDASSATFFGVHSGLAMYSIFRGGDQRQRDRWLPAMASMDIIGAFAMTEPLGGSDVAGGMRTTARWDGENWVLNGAKRWIGNATFADLVVVWARDEADNQVKGFVVEKGSPGFTPVKIENKLAFRIVENAEITLTDVKVPEANRLQRVNSFRDVAEILRATRGGVAWQALGVMIGAYELALAYATERRQFGRPIAGFQLVQDLLVKSLGNITACWGMLVQLARQQDAGIFRDEHSALAKAFVTSRMREVVAWCREIFGGNGIVLDYDIARFFADAEAIYSFEGTREMNTLIVGKAITGQSAFV; translated from the coding sequence ATGACCACCACACTGCCCACCCCGACCCCCGCCCCGCTGGGCGAAGACCACCCCGCCGAGCTGCTCACCGCCGACTTCTACGGCTACGAGAACCTGCTGCCCGAGGAGGAGCGCAAGCTGCTGCTGAAGGCCAGGACCGCCCTGCGCGACGAGGTGAAGCCCCTGGTCAACGAGTACTGGGCCAAGGGCGAGTTCCCCCGCGAACTCATCGATGTCTTCCGCCGTCTGGGGCTCGCGGGCCTGCCCTACGAGGGTTACGGCGACCCGCTGCCCGCCACCAGCAACCTGCTGGTCGGCATGGTGTCCATGGAGTGCACCCGCACCGACGCGTCGTCGGCCACCTTCTTCGGCGTCCACAGCGGACTGGCCATGTACAGCATCTTCCGCGGTGGTGACCAGCGGCAGCGGGACCGCTGGCTGCCCGCGATGGCCTCGATGGACATCATCGGCGCCTTCGCCATGACCGAGCCGCTCGGCGGCTCCGACGTGGCCGGTGGCATGCGCACCACCGCCCGCTGGGACGGTGAGAACTGGGTGCTCAACGGCGCCAAGCGGTGGATCGGCAATGCCACCTTCGCCGATCTCGTGGTCGTCTGGGCCCGCGACGAGGCCGACAACCAGGTCAAGGGCTTCGTGGTGGAGAAGGGCAGCCCGGGCTTCACCCCGGTCAAGATCGAGAACAAGCTGGCGTTCCGGATCGTGGAGAACGCCGAGATCACCCTGACCGACGTCAAGGTCCCCGAGGCCAACCGGCTCCAGCGCGTCAACTCCTTCCGCGATGTGGCGGAGATCCTCCGTGCCACCCGCGGCGGCGTGGCCTGGCAGGCCCTGGGCGTGATGATCGGCGCCTATGAGCTGGCGCTGGCGTACGCCACCGAGCGCCGGCAGTTCGGGCGCCCGATCGCCGGTTTCCAGCTGGTCCAGGATCTGCTGGTGAAGAGCCTCGGCAACATCACCGCGTGCTGGGGCATGCTGGTACAGCTGGCCCGTCAGCAGGACGCCGGGATCTTCCGCGATGAACACTCCGCGCTCGCGAAGGCGTTCGTCACCTCACGGATGCGCGAGGTCGTGGCCTGGTGCCGGGAGATCTTCGGTGGCAACGGCATCGTGCTGGACTACGACATCGCGCGGTTCTTCGCCGATGCCGAGGCGATCTACTCCTTCGAGGGCACCCGCGAGATGAACACGCTCATCGTGGGCAAGGCCATCACCGGGCAGAGCGCCTTCGTATGA
- a CDS encoding acyltransferase family protein gives MTHTPTASRPQRDTAPGPQATGLPRRLRGHRVPRSGRTPKAALRRDIQGLRGLAVTLVVLAHAGVPYVTGGYTGVDVFFVISGFLITSGLLKEAEHTGSLSLRRFYARRAVRILPLATLVALVTMVGCRLFASKIRYTEFMHDALAGALYVMNIDLAVSGTDYLNEGSAPSPFQHFWSLSVEEQFYLLWPLLLLAGWKFIRRPALRALPLGALCLVSYVQGVQVAETSPSWAYFGPHTRLWELGAGSLLAFGAGALARLPRGVSAVGTWLGLSGIAASAVLYDDDTPFPGHFALLPVLGAALVIAGGCHPSASAASRLLAVRPATWLGDLSYGWYLWHWPLLLIGPMALGRPAGTWPNLALCAVALLLAWASLHLVENPVRFRGPLRRKPSAAVAFGLGLSATVVSAALVAASFPPPISSAVRAQGLNETLATAPDPRSRLTGLIATAATGLPRNLTPPLTAIKKKRSAVYRDSCHVNYTATRSPECVYGDRTSDKVVVLYGDSHAAQWFPALEKLSRRYGWKLVSLTKSSCKTADITIVNSHRPYEACDTWREEALRRIERLHPMLVVASSSEAGTSVRPLRDPLRDWAAGYERVYRQLARAADQVTVLLDNPWPKDDPVECAASRPLRLRGCEPDQRDAIKDPTRREANRQGARRAGAAVVDPKPWLCPRSGGCPVAVGDTFVYRDESHLAESYAEALAPVLRQELRKLGVTGD, from the coding sequence ATGACGCACACTCCCACCGCCTCCCGCCCCCAGCGGGACACGGCGCCGGGCCCACAGGCCACCGGACTGCCGCGGCGCCTGCGCGGCCACCGCGTACCCCGCTCCGGCCGTACCCCGAAGGCCGCGCTCCGGCGCGACATCCAGGGGCTGCGCGGGCTGGCCGTCACCCTGGTCGTGCTCGCGCACGCGGGAGTCCCGTACGTCACCGGCGGCTACACCGGGGTCGATGTCTTCTTCGTGATCTCCGGATTCCTCATCACCTCGGGCCTGCTCAAGGAGGCCGAACACACCGGATCGCTGTCCCTGCGGCGCTTCTACGCCCGGCGCGCGGTGCGCATCCTCCCGCTCGCGACCCTGGTCGCGCTGGTCACCATGGTGGGCTGCCGGCTCTTCGCCTCGAAGATCCGCTACACCGAGTTCATGCACGACGCGCTGGCCGGCGCCCTGTACGTCATGAACATCGACCTGGCGGTCTCGGGCACCGACTATCTGAACGAGGGCAGCGCGCCATCGCCCTTCCAGCACTTCTGGTCGCTGTCCGTGGAGGAGCAGTTCTACCTCCTGTGGCCCCTCCTGCTGCTCGCCGGCTGGAAGTTCATCCGGCGGCCGGCGTTGCGGGCGCTGCCGCTGGGCGCGCTGTGCCTGGTCTCGTATGTCCAGGGCGTCCAGGTGGCCGAGACCTCGCCGTCGTGGGCGTACTTCGGCCCGCACACCCGGCTGTGGGAACTGGGTGCCGGAAGCCTGCTGGCCTTCGGTGCCGGGGCACTGGCACGGCTTCCCCGTGGCGTGTCCGCCGTCGGCACCTGGCTGGGGCTGTCCGGCATCGCCGCGTCGGCGGTGCTGTACGACGACGACACCCCGTTCCCCGGCCACTTCGCGCTGCTGCCCGTGCTGGGTGCGGCCCTGGTGATCGCGGGCGGGTGCCACCCGTCGGCGTCCGCCGCCTCCCGGCTGCTCGCCGTGCGCCCCGCGACATGGCTGGGCGACCTCTCGTACGGCTGGTATCTGTGGCACTGGCCGCTGCTGCTGATCGGCCCCATGGCGCTGGGACGGCCCGCGGGCACCTGGCCGAACCTCGCGCTGTGCGCCGTCGCCCTGCTGCTGGCATGGGCGAGCCTGCACCTGGTGGAGAACCCGGTCCGGTTCCGCGGCCCGCTGCGCCGAAAGCCCTCGGCGGCGGTGGCCTTCGGCCTCGGCCTGTCGGCCACCGTCGTGTCCGCCGCCCTCGTCGCGGCGTCCTTCCCGCCACCGATCAGCTCCGCCGTCCGCGCGCAGGGGCTGAACGAGACCCTCGCCACCGCACCGGACCCGCGGTCCCGACTCACCGGCCTCATCGCCACGGCCGCCACCGGGCTGCCGCGCAACCTGACACCGCCACTCACCGCCATCAAGAAGAAGCGGTCGGCCGTCTACCGCGACAGCTGCCACGTCAACTACACCGCCACCCGGTCGCCCGAGTGCGTCTACGGGGACCGGACCTCCGACAAGGTCGTCGTCCTCTACGGGGACTCCCACGCCGCTCAGTGGTTCCCGGCACTGGAGAAGCTGAGCCGCCGGTACGGCTGGAAGCTGGTGTCGCTGACCAAGTCGTCCTGCAAGACCGCCGACATCACCATCGTCAACAGTCACCGGCCGTACGAGGCGTGCGACACCTGGCGCGAGGAGGCGCTGAGGCGGATCGAGCGGCTGCACCCGATGCTGGTCGTGGCCTCCTCCTCCGAGGCGGGCACATCGGTGCGGCCCCTGCGGGACCCGCTGCGGGACTGGGCCGCGGGATACGAACGCGTCTACCGGCAACTGGCCCGCGCCGCCGACCAGGTAACCGTCCTGCTCGACAACCCATGGCCGAAGGACGATCCCGTCGAGTGCGCGGCGAGCCGCCCCCTGCGGCTGCGGGGTTGCGAGCCGGACCAGCGCGACGCCATCAAGGACCCCACCCGCCGGGAGGCCAACCGGCAGGGCGCCCGCCGCGCCGGCGCCGCCGTGGTCGATCCGAAGCCGTGGCTGTGCCCCCGGTCGGGCGGGTGTCCGGTGGCCGTGGGCGACACGTTCGTCTACCGCGACGAGAGCCACCTGGCGGAGTCCTACGCCGAGGCGCTGGCTCCGGTGCTGCGGCAGGAGTTGCGGAAACTGGGGGTGACCGGCGACTGA